Proteins encoded by one window of Tunturibacter psychrotolerans:
- a CDS encoding OPT family oligopeptide transporter, protein MATSTPTKPTFKSFVPATETRPELSARALILGAIFGVLFGAVTVYVGLRAGLTVAASIPISVLSISILRAFGKASILENNIVQSTGNAGQSIASGVIFTLPALIFLGFDLEASRIFALALFGGWLGVLFMIPLRRQLIVEEHDNLIYPEGTACADVLIAGERGGSFASRVFLGLGLGGIYTLFQNDNLFALWPSQPDYQPDLGTQHLLKGSAIRADCTPEYLGVGYIIGIRVAAIMLAGGVFSWLVLMPAIYFFGSHLSSPLYPGTVLITQMSPSDLWRTYVRPMGAGGVAAAGLITLLRTLPTIVGALTQGFKKTGSGKSAATQVSRTENDLPPIVVFGGSLLLILLMFLFLQFKPIPGAQVGPLANIAAALLVVVFGFLFVTVSARIVGIVGSSASPVSGMTIATLMATAAIFLVKGWTAPAFGALAITIGGVVCIAASNAGDTSQDLKTGYLIGATPWKQQIAIMIGVIISIFSIGATLNAMNKGLETFQRLPKPITFSLDKLPDGVQNNGHFTGNDRITLTSHNADHAKEELSNARQYVLLNAIGSTTLDDGKYLYNTTTGEIEVQWIQGIGSEKAAAPQGRLMATVINGILSRKLPWALVLLGVAIVVVVELLGVRSLTFAVGAYLSIATTLAIFVGGVMRWMVDRALHRQALKNIHLEHEASLALWHSDRSAWLAQHPDFDPTDPTHADSTGIPLPNTITARDATIESEVSPGSLYASGLIAAGGIVGLLGVCVKLYEAATDRSIPRFSEHNPLHHDPVSVVMFALLAFSLYYFARKPLKSEG, encoded by the coding sequence ATGGCAACATCCACACCGACCAAACCAACCTTCAAATCCTTTGTCCCCGCCACCGAGACCCGCCCCGAGCTCTCCGCCCGAGCTCTCATCCTCGGGGCAATCTTCGGTGTCCTATTCGGTGCAGTGACTGTCTATGTAGGTCTCCGTGCTGGTCTCACGGTTGCCGCGTCCATTCCAATCTCAGTCCTTTCCATCTCCATCCTGCGAGCCTTCGGCAAAGCCAGCATCCTCGAAAACAACATCGTTCAAAGCACCGGCAACGCTGGCCAATCCATCGCGTCCGGTGTCATCTTCACACTTCCCGCTCTTATCTTCCTCGGCTTCGATCTTGAAGCGTCCCGCATCTTCGCACTCGCTCTCTTCGGCGGATGGCTCGGCGTTCTCTTCATGATCCCGCTTCGCCGCCAACTCATCGTCGAAGAGCATGACAACCTCATCTACCCCGAAGGCACCGCCTGCGCCGATGTCCTCATCGCTGGCGAACGCGGCGGCTCATTCGCCTCACGCGTCTTCCTTGGTCTCGGCCTCGGCGGCATCTACACCCTCTTCCAGAACGACAACCTCTTCGCCCTCTGGCCCAGCCAACCCGACTACCAGCCCGACCTCGGCACGCAACATCTCCTCAAAGGCTCTGCCATCCGCGCCGACTGTACCCCGGAGTATCTCGGCGTCGGCTACATCATCGGCATTCGCGTCGCCGCCATCATGCTCGCTGGTGGCGTCTTCTCATGGCTGGTCCTTATGCCTGCCATTTACTTCTTCGGCTCGCATCTCTCCAGCCCCCTCTACCCTGGCACCGTCCTCATCACGCAGATGTCGCCGTCCGACCTCTGGCGAACCTACGTCCGTCCAATGGGCGCAGGTGGAGTCGCAGCCGCCGGTCTCATCACCTTGCTCCGCACGCTTCCCACCATCGTCGGTGCACTCACACAGGGCTTCAAGAAGACTGGCTCTGGCAAATCGGCCGCGACACAAGTCTCGCGTACGGAAAATGATCTTCCCCCCATCGTCGTCTTTGGCGGCTCTCTTCTTCTCATCCTGCTGATGTTCCTCTTCCTTCAGTTCAAGCCGATCCCCGGAGCGCAGGTCGGTCCACTCGCCAACATCGCCGCTGCTCTTCTCGTCGTCGTCTTCGGCTTTCTCTTCGTCACCGTCAGCGCGCGCATCGTCGGTATAGTCGGCTCCTCCGCCTCGCCCGTCTCAGGCATGACCATCGCAACTCTGATGGCAACCGCCGCCATCTTCCTCGTCAAAGGCTGGACAGCACCTGCCTTCGGTGCGCTCGCCATCACCATTGGCGGAGTCGTCTGCATCGCTGCTTCAAACGCAGGAGACACCTCACAAGATCTCAAAACCGGCTACCTCATCGGCGCAACTCCATGGAAGCAGCAGATCGCCATCATGATCGGCGTCATCATCTCGATCTTCTCGATCGGCGCCACGCTCAACGCAATGAACAAAGGCCTCGAAACCTTTCAGCGCCTTCCCAAACCAATCACCTTCTCTCTCGACAAGCTTCCCGACGGCGTTCAGAACAACGGCCACTTCACGGGCAACGACAGGATCACCCTCACCTCTCACAACGCTGACCACGCCAAAGAAGAACTCTCCAACGCCCGCCAGTATGTGTTGTTGAATGCCATCGGATCCACCACGCTCGATGACGGCAAATACCTATACAACACCACTACCGGCGAGATTGAAGTGCAGTGGATTCAGGGAATCGGCAGCGAAAAAGCCGCAGCCCCTCAAGGCCGGCTCATGGCCACTGTCATCAACGGAATCCTCAGCCGAAAACTTCCGTGGGCACTCGTACTGCTCGGTGTCGCAATCGTGGTGGTTGTGGAACTGCTCGGTGTTCGCTCCCTGACCTTCGCTGTCGGAGCCTACCTCAGCATCGCCACCACCCTCGCAATCTTCGTCGGAGGCGTCATGCGCTGGATGGTCGACCGCGCCTTACATCGTCAGGCATTGAAGAACATCCACCTCGAACACGAAGCTTCGTTGGCACTGTGGCACTCCGACCGCAGTGCCTGGCTCGCGCAGCATCCTGACTTCGACCCCACCGATCCTACTCATGCCGACTCCACTGGAATTCCGCTTCCCAACACTATTACTGCTCGCGACGCTACGATCGAATCGGAGGTATCGCCTGGCTCGCTCTATGCTTCGGGACTTATCGCCGCGGGTGGTATCGTCGGCCTGCTGGGCGTCTGCGTCAAGCTCTACGAGGCCGCCACCGACCGCTCCATCCCACGATTCAGCGAACACAACCCGCTTCATCACGACCCGGTGAGTGTCGTTATGTTTGCCCTGCTTGCCTTCTCGCTCTACTACTTCGCGAGGAAACCTCTGAAGAGCGAAGGTTGA
- a CDS encoding glycoside hydrolase family 172 protein, whose product MRQPKILISLLALISSAAYAQLPAGMPDPTRQQTYTLHRSSSRESTGANADARTVTPGQTLTILDVDGPGMISHIWFTLDDAEPYALKRIVLRMYWDGETTPSVETPIGDFFGLGNGIYYHWESLMLSAGADKALNSYFPMPYAHHARITITDEGKMSVNHLYWNIDYRVNAQPLPEDTLYFHAEYRQAQPNKGWTGDWYENGDPIVNYHRNLDGKDNYEWFEAKGHGQFVGVTFSILQNQDGWWGEGNDMFQIDGDTPTIVGTGGEDYFLGAWAYGGPQDYMLHGAPVVGKELAGERSSMYRFHFDSPIPFTKSMRASIEHGHANHRSDNFYSVAYWYQSEPHLPFLPLPDVDQRIPTLQFVGGPGNAKGPYDPNSLHPR is encoded by the coding sequence ATGCGCCAACCCAAAATCCTGATATCGCTCCTCGCGCTCATCTCCTCAGCTGCGTACGCGCAACTACCGGCAGGCATGCCCGACCCCACACGCCAGCAGACCTACACGCTCCATCGCTCCTCAAGCCGCGAATCCACCGGCGCCAACGCCGACGCACGCACCGTCACTCCAGGCCAGACCCTCACCATCCTCGACGTCGATGGCCCCGGCATGATCTCGCACATCTGGTTCACCCTCGACGACGCCGAACCATATGCTCTCAAACGCATCGTCCTCCGCATGTACTGGGATGGCGAGACCACACCTAGCGTTGAAACTCCCATCGGCGATTTCTTCGGCCTCGGCAACGGGATCTACTACCACTGGGAGTCGCTCATGCTCTCCGCCGGTGCCGACAAGGCACTCAACAGCTACTTCCCCATGCCCTACGCGCATCATGCCCGCATCACCATCACCGACGAAGGCAAGATGTCCGTCAATCATCTCTACTGGAACATTGACTATCGCGTGAACGCTCAGCCTCTGCCCGAAGACACCCTCTACTTCCATGCGGAGTACCGTCAGGCGCAACCCAACAAAGGCTGGACCGGAGATTGGTACGAGAACGGCGACCCCATCGTGAATTATCACCGCAACCTCGACGGCAAAGACAACTACGAGTGGTTCGAAGCCAAAGGCCACGGCCAGTTCGTCGGCGTTACCTTCTCCATCCTCCAGAATCAGGACGGCTGGTGGGGTGAAGGCAACGACATGTTTCAGATCGACGGCGACACCCCAACCATAGTAGGCACAGGCGGAGAAGACTACTTCCTCGGCGCCTGGGCCTACGGCGGCCCACAGGACTATATGCTTCACGGCGCACCCGTAGTCGGCAAAGAGCTCGCAGGCGAGCGCTCCAGCATGTATCGCTTCCACTTCGACTCGCCCATTCCGTTCACCAAATCCATGCGTGCGAGCATCGAGCACGGCCACGCCAATCACCGCTCCGACAACTTTTACTCTGTCGCCTACTGGTATCAGTCCGAACCGCATCTGCCGTTCCTACCTCTACCCGATGTCGATCAGCGAATCCCAACTCTGCAGTTCGTAGGCGGACCCGGCAACGCCAAAGGCCCATACGATCCCAACAGTCTCCACCCGCGCTGA
- a CDS encoding ComF family protein, giving the protein MNDNSLGIDSGGPPGAPPGGVGDGSAMSRWWQGPGRVVRAALDDLVTTFYPTDCRACGGPLLRAGLSPVCDSCVDGVVEQSMTLCVRCGEALDMEGVRFAGQFPVDGLVCSPCRMAPPEFERAVAYAVYQDELREMIHLLKYERMRSVAKPLGRFLARAIRMLEGEAGGDLLVVAVPLFPSKERERGYNQAVLLSDAALAELKRSRPEWKLTAAHGVIRRVKDTRSQFELTPKGRRRNLQGAFAVSDRAALPGREILLVDDIYTTGATARACAQVLRRAGAAKVWVATASRAQPEMIAAWDDSALRDAGSRVAAWDAG; this is encoded by the coding sequence TTGAATGACAATTCGCTCGGTATTGATTCCGGGGGGCCACCCGGTGCTCCGCCTGGTGGGGTGGGCGACGGGTCTGCGATGTCCCGCTGGTGGCAGGGACCGGGACGGGTTGTTCGGGCTGCTCTGGATGACCTGGTTACTACGTTTTATCCGACTGATTGCAGGGCTTGTGGTGGGCCGCTGCTGAGAGCTGGGCTCTCTCCTGTATGTGACAGCTGTGTGGATGGAGTTGTGGAGCAGTCCATGACGCTGTGCGTGCGTTGTGGTGAGGCGCTGGATATGGAAGGCGTGCGGTTCGCGGGGCAGTTTCCGGTGGACGGGCTGGTATGTTCGCCTTGCAGGATGGCTCCTCCGGAGTTCGAGCGGGCTGTGGCCTATGCGGTGTATCAGGATGAGCTGCGGGAGATGATCCACCTGCTGAAGTATGAGCGGATGCGCTCGGTGGCGAAGCCGCTGGGGAGATTTCTGGCGCGGGCGATCCGGATGCTTGAGGGTGAGGCTGGTGGAGATCTGCTGGTGGTTGCGGTGCCGCTGTTTCCGTCGAAGGAGCGAGAGCGCGGCTATAACCAGGCGGTGCTGCTGTCGGATGCTGCTTTGGCGGAGTTGAAGCGGAGTCGTCCGGAGTGGAAGCTGACGGCGGCGCATGGAGTGATTCGCCGGGTGAAGGATACGCGGAGTCAGTTTGAGCTGACTCCTAAGGGACGTCGACGGAACCTGCAGGGTGCATTTGCTGTCAGTGATCGCGCGGCGCTGCCTGGGCGCGAAATTTTGTTGGTGGATGACATTTATACGACGGGGGCTACGGCTCGCGCTTGTGCGCAGGTGTTGCGACGGGCCGGGGCGGCGAAGGTTTGGGTGGCGACGGCTTCGCGGGCTCAGCCGGAGATGATCGCGGCCTGGGATGATTCGGCGTTGCGTGATGCTGGCTCGCGTGTTGCTGCCTGGGATGCTGGTTAG
- a CDS encoding HNH endonuclease — protein MQSGKMRKQGLSGKRHAGHGGHGAGRVTTEREVRVGVFRQPAMQTPVLVLNASYEPINICGARRALVLVLKGVARTEEEQGAVLHAARMRVAMPSVIRLLEYRRIPHQTRALSRKNILLRDRNSCQYCSVILTAGELTLDHVIPRSRGGLSTWENLVACCHNCNRRKGNQMLHELTDMKLQREPRPFSLHTSRHIMRMIGSADAAWRKYLYFEAEPAA, from the coding sequence ATGCAATCGGGGAAGATGCGGAAGCAAGGGCTGAGTGGAAAGAGACACGCGGGGCATGGGGGACATGGCGCGGGCCGTGTAACGACGGAGCGCGAAGTCCGGGTAGGCGTGTTTCGGCAGCCGGCGATGCAGACTCCGGTGCTTGTGCTGAATGCGTCGTATGAGCCGATCAACATCTGCGGTGCGAGGCGAGCGCTGGTGCTGGTGCTGAAGGGTGTCGCCCGGACCGAGGAGGAGCAGGGCGCGGTGCTGCATGCGGCGCGGATGCGGGTGGCGATGCCGAGTGTGATCCGGCTGCTCGAGTACCGCAGGATTCCGCATCAGACTCGGGCGCTGAGCCGTAAAAACATTCTTTTGCGCGATCGAAACTCGTGCCAGTACTGCAGCGTCATCCTGACCGCGGGGGAGCTGACGCTGGATCATGTCATTCCGCGGTCTCGTGGCGGGCTGTCGACGTGGGAGAATCTCGTCGCCTGCTGCCATAACTGCAATCGGCGCAAGGGCAACCAGATGCTGCACGAGTTGACCGATATGAAACTGCAGCGGGAGCCGAGGCCGTTTTCTTTGCATACATCCCGGCACATCATGCGGATGATCGGGAGCGCGGATGCGGCCTGGCGGAAGTATCTTTACTTCGAGGCTGAACCGGCGGCCTGA